TCGCCCCTTAGTACTCGGAGTACCAGTTCTCCCTTTCTTTTCGCGCTGTTTCTTTGGCTCATTTTTCGTCTCCTTCTAAGCTATATTTTAGCTTAAAAAGTGCTCGCTTTCAACTGGGGCTATTATAGGTACCCCTAACCGTTTTCCGATCCGCATACCATATCCGGTGCGCCGCCATATTCGCAACCGGTTGATAAAAACGGATAACGGCGTCCCGCGCAAATATCGGGATGAACCTACGGAGTAGCCCTTTTTCTTGCCGGAATACCCGTTTCCGGTTAAAATACTCCAGCCAAAAACGGGAAGGGAATAGTATGGGTATCAATAAGCAATACGGTTACTCGTGGTCGTCCGGAAGGAAACAGTCCGAGAAGCCGTCTGCCCCGCGCAACCCGGGATTCATCCTGCTGATCGCGGTAGGGATACTCGGTATCGCGGTTATCAGCTTCGCGGCGTTCGGCCCGGTGGCGGAGAATACCTCGAAGGGCGTATCCGCGAATTCCGCCCCATCCCCGGAAGCCTCCGTTCCCCCGGCGGCGCTGACGCCCGATGCAGACCCTGTCTCTGTCGTTGAAACTCCCGCTGATTACCCTAAGGATGAACTGCTCGGCAAGATCAACCCGAAGCCGCACCCCTCGTTTATCGCGATTGACCAGAAATATACCCCCAAGACGGGAATTTACCTCCGCAAGGAAACCTACGCCGCGTTTATCAGGATGCACGACGCCGCGATGAAAGAAGGCGTGAAAATTTTCATTATCTCCGCGTTCCGTTCGTTCTACGACCAGAAAGCCATCTGGGAGCAGAAGTGGAACGGCGGCAAGACGGTCGCGGGAAAGAACCTCGCTAAAGAAGTGCCGGATTTTGTCGAACGCGCGAAATATATCCTGCTGTACAGTTCCATGCCCGGCACGTCCCGCCATCATTGGGGCACCGACATCGACCTGAACAGCCTCGAAAACTCCTACTTCGCGTCGGGAGACGGTAAAAAGATATACGACTGGCTTGCGAAGCACGCGGCGGAGTACGGGTTCTATCAGCCCTACACCCCGAAACCCTCCACCCGCGCCACCGGCTACGAAGAGGAAAAATGGCACTGGTCGTACCTCCCTGTCGCGAAGCCGATGATGCAGTCGTACCTGAAGACTATCTCATATTCCGACATTAACGGGTTCCTCGGATCGGAGACCGCCGCGAAACTCCAGGTGATCGAGAACTACGTCAAAGGTGTTAATCCCGCCTGTATTCCATAATTCCGCTTGAAATTCTCCGGAAACGGATATATGATATATATATTCAACAAGGAGGGCGGTATGTTTAATAAATCTTCTTTCATTCTTATCGGAATAATGACCCTGTTTTTATCGGGACTGTCCTGGGGTAAAGAGATCACGGTCAAGCCCGGCAACCCGAAAGACCTTTACGCGGCGGTTAACAACGCGCAGGACGGCGATACGATTATCCTCCGGGCGGGGAAATATTTCCTGAAGGATACCCTCGAGATCAACGGGATGGATAACCTGACGATTATCGGTATAGGTAAGGTCGATATCCTGCTGGCCGATGTTTACCAGGATGTGATCTCCATTGTCGATTGCGGAAAAATCTTTATCACGAATATCCATGCCCAGCACGTCCAGCCCCTCACGGAATACGAATGCCATGGTTCGGTGATACGTATCGAGAATACGCAGGAGACGCATATCTACGGCTGCGAACTGAACGGGTGCGGGGCTGTCGGGGTGAACGCGTACAACGCGGAAACCATCTATGTCGAAAACTGCTATGTCCATAATAATTCCTTCAACGCGTTCTATCTCTCCAAGGTGACATCGGTTAATATCCTGCATAACACTATCAAGGATAACAAGAGTTTCGCGCAGTTTTACGAATGCAAGGATATTATGATATACGGGAACGAGACTGCGAACAATACGGGTTACTGGGACGGAATGGGCGAATGACCCATACGGCTTAAAAAACTAACTTTATAAAGGAGTACGATATGAAGAAGGCTATGTTAATGTTGATTGGGTTATTGCTTCTGACCGGTTCTGTTTTCGCCGGAATGGCCGAACCGATTTCGATCGAGAATAAAAAATTCGGATTCTCGATCGAACTCTTTCCGGATTGGGTAATCGATCAAGATACCTTTAAAAAAACGGGAGAAATGTGGGCCCAAATTCCTCCCGATGAAGTACAAGGCATCTATTACACGTTTTATATCGTTCCGTTGAAGGGAAAATACGATGCGATCAAAAAAGATATCGTCAAGGGCTTCCGCAAGGAAATCTTTAAAAGTTTTGACGAGATGTACGGTAAGGAAAGCCTCACTATCAAAGTACATAAGAAATCGACATGTTCCAAAGTAAACGGCATCGAGGTCTGCTCGGCCGAGTTCAATTATGACTACCAGGCGGAAGGCCCCCAGCGGACTTATTTCGGTGTATTCAAGACAAAGAAGGGCGCATACCTGATATTCTTCTCGTCCAATCCCGAAAACTATGACTTGATGATTGACGATTTCAAGTCGATGGTCGTGGGGTCGATAAAATTGATTAAATAGCAGAAAGTATTATCATACGTGAGCAGCCTGACGGCTGCTCTTTTTTTATAAATGTCCTCTCCCTCATGCCTCCCTTTCCCGCTTCTCCACATGTATCCCGGAGTGACGCTTCCCACCGCCGTTCGCGCGTTTCCGCATCCGGGATTAAAGGTTTTTCTGCCGCAGCCTGTCCCGTTCGATAACAGTGAATTTCTTTTCGAGTTCTATTGTTGATTCCCGAACGATTTTCAGGAATATTTCCCCCGTTTCGTCGGGATTATGCGGGATGAATCGAAAAAGGACGATGCCCACGGTAAATTTCACATTATTCTTATGAATGATTTCGCCATAGTCCTTGTCAAACGTCAGGATAATACGGTTTTCCTCAGCCGATATCTGCATTACCTGAAAGTCGGTAATCCCCCTGTTTATCTCTTTTACCGATTGAATATCAATTCCGTTCCGGCGAAGGAATACTATCGAAGCGAAGGGGATGTTTTCATTGGCGAGGTATTTCATTATATTACCGGATATCAAACACGGCTTCGGTCTGCATACATTCACGGGTAAACGCGAAAACAGCCTGGAGCGACTCTTTCGTCAGGGCGGGATAATTTTTTAGGATATCCTCCTCGGACCATCCGTCTGAGAGAAGCCCGAGGATAAAATCGACCGCCAGCCGCGTTCCTTTTACAGTCGGTTTCCCGATCAATATCTCAGGGTCTGATACTATATAATCTTTCCAATTCATATTCGTCTCCGGGAACGTCGATAGGTTCATAGATATTGTATCCCGTTACACCCGGCTTGTCAAACAAAGCGTTATTCGATAAATATCCCTCATACCTCCCGCGTCCGCTTCTCCACATGTATCCCGGAGTGACGCTTTCCACCGCCGTTCGCGCGTTTCCGCATCCGGGTATGGGTGTATATCGCGTAACGCATCGCGTCCATCAGGTGGTCGTTATATTTCACCGGCTCGTCGGTCGCGTTCCCGGAGGCGTCGGTCACCCACTCGTAGTTCCGTATCTCCCGCAGGGTGTTCCTGCATCCCGGATCGATCCGCAGGTCGACCGACATCACCCGTTCGATCCCCGCCCGCACCGAGTACGGCGACTTGTCCGCGGGAAGGATACGGTATCCCGCGTAACCCCATTCGGTGATCTTGTCCGGGTCGGCGGAATCCCCGTAAACCAGCACGCGTTCCTTCAGCCCGGGCTGCATCCGCTCGAGCGCGTCGCCGGTCAGCCGGATGAACTCGGTATTCAGGCATCCCGCGCGGTAAACCTCGCCGATAATATGGAACACATCCCCCGCGCGCCCGATCAGGACGAACGCGAAATGCGACTGTCCGCCCCTGCCGAAGTCCACCCCGCCGATCAGTTCGTCGTACTGCGCGAGCGGGTCGCCCTCGGGACGCGCTTCCTCGCGGTAATGGCTATAGACGACGTTGCCCGCCGCGACCCATAGCCCCTCGATATTCCGGCGGTACCACACGCTCCCTTCGGGGATGGACAGCTTGAGGGATTCGAGGTACTCCGGGTCGAGGAACGTGTTATCGTCGAGCGAGAAGTGCCATGCCGATACCGCGAGCCTCCCGTTACGGAGCTTGAGGCCGCTCTTATCGATATAATCGGTCTTGACCGCGTGGTCGGGATTGCCGGGGTTGGTGTCCCAGAAGATACGCGCGCCCCTGCCGGAGCACCGCGCGAACGCCTGCCGCAGAGTCTCCGGGTGCTGCTCGGTAACCTCGTTGGCGTACCACCCGTGCGCGGTAAATCCCTTGAGACTGCGCGCGGCGTCGCTCTCCCCGCCCCCGAAGCAGACCACCGTGTTCCCGAATAGCTGGAACTCGTTGCGGGCATCGAGCGTAATATCGATCCCGAGCTGGGCGCCGAATTCGTCCACCACATTGCGTTTGACCGAGCCGAGCGTATTCCCGGTGATAATGAATTTTTTCCGCTGGTCGCGGAAGCGGTGGACATGGTCGAACCAGAGGAGATTGTTTACCGTGGTCTTGCCGCTCCGTACCGCGCCCTCGAGGATGAGGTGACGGGGTTCGTTCCCCAGATAGAATTCGATGACTTCCAGCTGACGGGGCGTCAGCTTGTCGCGCGTATTAATCCTCATCCGTCTCCCTGAGCCCCTCCAGGAAATACGCGATACGGTCCTCGATATCGTTCTTTTTATCGCCCCAAACCTTCGGCTTGCGCGTCTTGAGCCACACCATCACGGCGGAGAGTTCCGGCTGGACATGCTTGCGCACCGTCTTCACCGGGGTCAGGACAGGCTCGTCCTCCGCGTCGGGCGATACCTTCCAGTCGTAGGTGGTTTCGTCATAGGAATACCCGAGCGCGCGTTTGAGGAGCGACCCCTCGACCAGCGTATCGATCATATCCGCGCCGCCCTTCATCGACTGTTCGAACTCCGGGTGCTCCTTCCGCCAGCGCTGGAGAGTGGAGTGGCTTATCCCGATCTGCCGCGCGATATCCGCCGCGCCCATCCCGTTCTTCACCAGCCACACGGCGAGATGAGGATGGATCGCGCGGTCGTACGCCGTTTCAGTCGTTTTCACTCACAGCCTCCGTGTGACGCATCCTCAGCAGGCCCCGTAACGGGCGCTTGAGATAGACCAGTTCCCCGCCGATCCAGACCGCGGCGTAGTGACGGTGTTTCCATATCTGGTGACGTTCGTTCCGGTAGGAACGGTAGAGGATACGGCGGACGGTTTCCGCTTTTTCGGCGTCTCCCCCGCAGAGCGCGAGAAGCCCCTCGAAATTGAAAATCAGGTCCCTGTTCTCATCCCTGATCATATTTCCTCCTTGGATAGAAAGGCGTACAGGAAGCGGCGGAGTTTCTTCCGGTCGATCCTGCGGTAGATATTGTAGTACTGCCGCGAGCTGGACAGCCCGAGCGCGACGCACGTCTCCTCGATCGAGTAACGGTCGATGAAACGGAACCTGAGGAGTTCGTGCAGAGGGGACGGGAATTCGCGTTCGAGGCAGACGAAAAATTCGATCCGCTCGAACTCGGTCATACGCACTCCAGCGAGGCGGGGTGCCGTTCGGACAGGCGGAACATCGCCTCGAATTGCCCGGATTCGTTCAATACGAGCACGGTGCGGTCGATCGGGCTGCGCCATACCCGCTGCGCCTCGAGCTCGCCCACGCCGATCTCGCAGAGCTTGATCCGTGTCAGCGTCCCGTTGGTGATCATATAACGGTACCACTCGTACCGGTAACGACCCCCATGGAGGGGGGAAGTGTCGCGCGCAGGCATGGATGCCGAAGCCGACCGACCCCCTCCTCCCGTATGGGCGGAAGGCAAGCGGACGGGGGAAGTGTCGCGCGAAGATTGGCGCGTGAGCTTGATGACGTTCTTGAACAGGCGCGCCCGGTCGCGTCCCGGATTATAAAACACATAGGCGATCATCTCGCCGTCTTCGGTGAAATAGTCTCTGAGCATACGGTACTCGTCACGGCTGAGACGGACACGGCTTTCCTCCGCCGTCTTGCCGAAGTACTGCCGGATAAATGTCCTGACGCTTTTCGGTACGAGGTCGTGCTTTTTCGCGAACCGTCCTACCTGCAGATCAATATACTCCATTCCGAAACCTCCATCTGATTTCCTCTTCATTACGGTCGAAACAGCGTCGTCATCCCATCCCGGATACTTATCCCTATATCCCCAGAGTCTGTAATTCCTGAAACCAGTCCCGTCAGGCGGTACGCTTCGGCGCGGAGTGCGCGATACGTTCCTGGATAGCGGCGAGAAGGTCCGCCGCCTGCTGATACGTCAGCCGCTCGAGTACCCCGTTGCGGAACTTCTGGTACGCGAGCGCCCGCGCTTCGTCGAGAGTCATATAGCCCTGCTCGTTTATCTCGCGGAGTTCGTGGATGATGACGTTGCGGACAGTCGTCTCGATATCCGCGGGACGCCGTTTCCTCGGGAGGTTATCCGCGAGCATCTTTTCCGCCGAGCCGGGCAGAACCGCATGCAGCGCGTCTATCATCAAACGGCCCTGCTGTTCGTCCTGCGGCGCGATACCGGCGGCGCGTCCGGGAGTCTCGTCCGCGGGAAGCACGTCGAGCTCCTCCGCGGAGACCTCGCCGAACGCCAGAAGGTCGGAGATAGCGCGGTTTTTCGCGCGGGTCTCCGCCGTGGCGCGCAGGTAATGCGGGGTAAGCTCCCTGCTGCGCCCGTTATGCCGGGGCTCGGCCTGCGAGCACGCCCCGGTGCCGTCCATATACTGCCCGCCGGGAAGCACCGCGCGGACGGTCACAAAGTACGTCATCCCGGAGCGTTCGTCCTTCTCCTTCCATTCCTCCCGCTTCTCGACCGATACCCCGGCGATAGCGGCGAGTTTGCGCCAGTAACTCTTGCGCTTATAGGACTCCTTCCCGTAGGTGACGACATCGGCGCGCGGGTCGGTCAGCGCGGCAAGCATTTCCTTGCGGGCGCGGACAAATTCCTTCGCGCCGCCGATATCCCCGAAGCCGACCGCGCTATTCGGCTGAGCGCCGGGATTCTTCGCGACGGCTTCGGCAGCGGATTCCCCTCCGAGCGCCCGCGCCCCGTCCTGGGACACCGGCACATCCTGACCGTCATTCGTCGGCATAGTCTCCTCCTTGTTTACGCGCTGCGGAGCAGGCTCCCCAGCCTGCGCAGGGTGCTGTTCACCTGAGCGCGGGTATTCTCGTCGAACTTCTCCGATACGCAGATATTCTGTCCGCTCAGGAACGCGATCAGCATTCCTTCGTCGCGCAGTTCGCGCACGGATTCCCTGACGAGGTGCAGGGGTATCTGGAGCGCGAACGAGACCTGATCGAGGGTCTTGCGGTTGTAATACCCGCGCGCGCGTGTTTTGAGATAGTAACGAACCCGTTCTTTTTCCCTTTTCATTATTGAGCCTCCCTGAGTTTCATTTCGTGAAGCCAGCGGTTGTATTCCGCGAGTTCTTTTCGTACCCGGCGCGTCGTGCGCAGATGAACATAATGATTCATCGCCTTGCGTTCCCGTACACGCGCCACAAAATCCGTAATCTTTTCCCACATAGCCGCCTCCTTATCTGTTAATGTGATATATTTCCTTTGCTGGAAATAATTATCGCAAAAATGCTTGACAATCATCGCTAACTGTGATATAATTATATCACAGATTGGAGAACTAGTCAAGAGATTTCTTAAAAAATATCTCATATTGAGATTTTCCAGGAGGGCCTATGGGACCGGGTGAAGGGATTGGCGAACGGTTAAGAATAGTCCGCGACGAGTACGGGATGAACCAGAACGATTTCGCGGAACGGTTGGGGGTGAAGCAGAACGCGTTGAGCCAGTACGAGAACGGGCAGAGGAAAGTTCCGCCGGAGATCCAACAGATACTCGCGTCGGTATTCGGCATCAACCTGAACTGGCTACTGACCGGCGACGGCGAACGTGTCCTCGCGCCGGGCGCTGTCCCGGGGCTCGCGTCCGACGAAACCCCGTCGGGCGGGGATATGTTCCTGATCGACCTGATCGACGCGAGAGCATCGGCGGGGCACGGCTCGCAGAACCTCAACGAGTTCGATGTGATCGATACCATCCCGATCTCGCGGCGTTTCCTCTATCCCCACGACCCCCAGCGGGTGAAACTGGTCGAGGTCAGCGGGAACAGTATGGAGCCGACGTTATGGGACGGGGATTATGTCGCGGTCGCGGAGGGGGTAACCACCGGAAATAACGGGATATTCCTCGTGAACTGGGAGAAGGAGCTGTTCGTGAAACGCCTCCAGTTCAAGCTGAACTCCCTCAAGGTGGTCAGCGATAACCAGACGTACACCCCGCGGGAAGTGCACGACCAGGGCGACGATTTTTCGATCATCGGGCGCGTGATCTTCCAGATACGAAGGTTCTGAGGGCGACGGCTATTATCCCGCTTATATTAATTCTTATCCATCAAACAAACATTAAACTAATATTCATCATCTATCCGATATATTGTTGACGTATTGGTAGGAGGATAAAATGCATTTTAAAAAATACGAACGTAATCCAGATGAAACAAAACTTAATGATATAATTACGCATAGGTTTGTACATAGTTGGGATGGATTGTATAAACTATATCGAGATGAATTCCAGCATGCAAATGAGGAAGAAAATCTTTGGATATTCCGGGGTCAGGAGCGGGACGATTGGCCGATGGAGTCACTGCTAAGACGTTATTTGACTGGGTTTGAAATTAAACCTGAAGAATACCGTGATAAAGAACTTGGATTAATCCGAAAGTTTCAGCGGGAATACCAGCATTACAACAAATTTATTCCAGAAAAAAACGATCTTGTTCACTGGCTCTCTATTATGCAACATTACGGATGTCCGACACGTTTACTCGATTTCGATTATTCATTTTTTATTGCTCTTTGGATGGCAATTGAAGCAATAACCAAAATAAAAGACTCAGACTCATGGAGAGAAACTTGTAAGTCTAAACCATGTTTCCCAAATTATCCAGAGAATTATAAAATATGTCCTGGCGCAGCTTGTATCTGGGCAATCGAGAGCAAATGGCTGGATAAAAAGGTGAAACATTGTTCCCCCGCCAGATATGGAATTATCCGCCAATTAGAAAATAAATCGCCCAATAGTATTAACAATTATTCTATTCTAAACAATCGCCATTTTGGTGTTTATCCGGTCAATCCCTTCGAGCTGAATGAACGATTGAGGGTTCAACAGGGACTCTTTTTAATTCCATTTAATATCGAGCAATCGATGGAAGAAAATATTCTGGCTGTTATCGGAAAAGATGATAAAGAAATCAAAGCTAATATAATAAAAATTCATCTCTGCCTTTGTGAAAATAGCAAATTCATAAAGGATTGTCTCCGCGAACTCAAACGGATGGGGATAACAACTGCTTCTATCTATCCCGGTTTGGAAGGATACGCTCGATCTTTAAAAAACCTTATCCCGCTTGAAAAAGGATTCCTCGACCCGGGGGAATAATATATTATATTGACATATCCTGTAAATCCCGTAAAATAATATGTCCGTAATATGAATCCGGAGTCCCGAATGCAGAGTATTGCCGAGAAAAAAGATGAGTTTATCGATATCGTAAAATCCCTTCCCGAGGATATTTTAGCGGAAGTGCGGGATTATACCGATTTCCTTCTCGCGAAAAAGAAAAATGGATTATCCGCATTCACGGGAAAGATAATCGAAGAAGATAAAGAATTATTAAAAAGGCTGAGTTGTTAGTCAATATTTAACCGTTACCGTAAAAAAACTAGGGGAGTTTTCACTCCCCCGTTCTCGTATTTTACTAGACGGAAATTTCCGTTTCGCCGATATTCAGATAGCGCGCGGTGAAGCCCTTATCGAGCGTCACACCCGCCTCGGCTAATGTCTTCAGCACCTCCGCCTTCTGGGCGGTAATCCCCTTATCGCGCGACACCTCGAACCCGAAACGCACCTTCGCGCCGGGAAAATTATGCCCCGCGAGCCTGTCCGCGACTTTCTGGACGCTCGACGCGACCGTCTCGGCGATATCGGTCACCGTCTTCCAGAACATATCGAACTCCTGCCGCGCCTTGGCGTAACTCCCCGCCGGGGTATCGGTGAACCCGAGGTCGTCGGGCAATCCGAGGTTGCGGGCGATCGCCTTATTCTCCGACCATATTGCCTTCTCGAGCGCCTCGAATCCCCCGTCGGCATAGCGCGGCTCGAGGAACTTCACCTCCACCCCCGGCATCAAAGACCCGTCGATAGGGCTGAGGGCGCCGGGTAATGTCAGCCGCGCGTCGTCCTTGATACCCTCGACCATCGCCTGGAGCGCGTCCCATTCGGGGGTGCCGGGGCGGTAACGGTTCTCGTCGAAGGTCACGACGACTATCGGGAACGCGTAGTTCTCGAGGCCGAGGTTGCGGTAACGTTTCAGCACATCCTTGGTGTACCACTCGCGGTAGATTTTCTTGAGGTCGGACGTACCGTAATGGTAGGAGTCGGGGCGGACGTCGGGATAGGTAAAGATATGGAACCATTCGACCGGGTATTCCACCGAGTCGTACTTCACGGTCACCAGTTGGGCGAATTCGTCGGCGACAAACTCCACCTTCCGCGCGGGAAGGAGCCGTTCGTCCGCGATACGGTAACGCCCGTTCTCGTTCTTCCATACCTCCTCGAATAACGCGAACCCGTAAACGCGCGCGGAGAGGAGATTGCCGATAAAACGCCCGATATCGAGCGAACGGAGATTTTCGCGGACAAAGTCCGCCGCGCCGGTATCCTCGCTCTCGACATACCATTCGAGCGTCCGTACCGACGAGTTGACTATGCTCATTACCTGACTGATCCGGTCGTCGAGCATCATTTTCTCATAAATGCCCGTCACCGCGCGCCGTGAGGCGGAATTCCCGGGAAACTGGGCGAATTCTCCGCCCGTATGCATCAGGATATCGGGATTGCCCGTAAGAGAGCCCTTCGGGATAACCGCTATCGACGGTCTTCCCGCGGGCTTTTCCGTTGTCGGATTCATGAAGTCCTCCTTGCTGTTCTACTATATATACAGCAAAGATGACCCCGGTTATTTTACGTTTTTTAGTATCGGCGCTTCGCCGGAAACGGGATGAACTCCATGAGAATGACCCCGCTCGCGAGAAGGAGTATTCCTCCCAGCAGGAGCTGAATAGAAAAATCGACGGCGATAGTGAAGACTGTCAGGAGAAGCCCGGTGACGGCGATGAACCACTGCATCAGTGTCTCGAGCTTATTTTTATCCTTCACATAGAGAATAATCACGAAGCCGAGGGATGCGATAGAGATCGCGGACAGGATGCCACGCGACAGATCGACTAAAAATAACCCGATCCCGTTGGGAAATACCCCCACTCCCCCGCTGAACCAGAACACGGGGATTGCCACTCCCGCGCCGATTACTCCCATCAGAACCGAAATTTCCTTGCGCATCATTCCCTCCGTAATTATTTCGGAATTCCCCCAATTCACCGTTAATCCAGTATCTTTATCAGGCTATACATATCCTTATCGGAAATAGGCAGCACGCCCTTCTCGTTAAACGATATCTGTTCCTCGCGCTCGGTCTCCTGCAGGAGGTAATAGTCCAATTCCTCCAGATCCTGATACGCGAGCGTCTTGGTATGCGAATATAGTTCTATCGCCATATCCGCGACCGCGCTGACAAACCCGTACAGCCGCGAATAAGACTCCTGCGTCTTCTTGGACTTCGCCGTCTGCTTGAGTTCGAGCACCCGGTCGAACACCGCTTCTTTCCCGGTTTTTCCGGTCGTGTAGGCGAATACCACCTTCAAATCCTCTTTCGTCATCGCGGGATTACGCTTCAGCACGTCCTGAAACTGCGCGAGCATCATATCATGGCAATAATTGCTGACGTCCGATGCGGTCAATTTATAGGTCTCCATGAAATTCAATTCGTGGGTTTTATACGAGTCCGCATCGAACGGATACTGCCGTTCTAGGTCTTTCAGGAGATAGACCAAGTGCAGGGCATACTGCTTCTCGGTGATCACCCCGATATTCACTTCCATATAATCGCTGCTCTTCGGCTCGATGATCAATTCGTGCTGAAGGATAAGGAAGAGTCCGATCACAAATTCGTAAGGATGGTCGAGGGCTTTTTTATTCCGTGTGAGGCTCGACGAGAAATCCAGCACAAGGGTTTCAGCGCGGTAGGTCAGCTCGAAATCGAAAAACGCCGCCTGATCGGGCTGGTAATGATAGAGCTTGAGGATATACGCCACAGGCGGTATTTCGACATACCCGAACGGCGTAACCTCGGCGGCTTTAGCGACGCCCGTCGTCAATAGAGCCGGCGCAATCATCAAGATAAAACGA
This genomic stretch from Brevinematales bacterium harbors:
- a CDS encoding PBSX family phage terminase large subunit; translated protein: MRINTRDKLTPRQLEVIEFYLGNEPRHLILEGAVRSGKTTVNNLLWFDHVHRFRDQRKKFIITGNTLGSVKRNVVDEFGAQLGIDITLDARNEFQLFGNTVVCFGGGESDAARSLKGFTAHGWYANEVTEQHPETLRQAFARCSGRGARIFWDTNPGNPDHAVKTDYIDKSGLKLRNGRLAVSAWHFSLDDNTFLDPEYLESLKLSIPEGSVWYRRNIEGLWVAAGNVVYSHYREEARPEGDPLAQYDELIGGVDFGRGGQSHFAFVLIGRAGDVFHIIGEVYRAGCLNTEFIRLTGDALERMQPGLKERVLVYGDSADPDKITEWGYAGYRILPADKSPYSVRAGIERVMSVDLRIDPGCRNTLREIRNYEWVTDASGNATDEPVKYNDHLMDAMRYAIYTHTRMRKRANGGGKRHSGIHVEKRTREV
- a CDS encoding FRG domain-containing protein, with product MHFKKYERNPDETKLNDIITHRFVHSWDGLYKLYRDEFQHANEEENLWIFRGQERDDWPMESLLRRYLTGFEIKPEEYRDKELGLIRKFQREYQHYNKFIPEKNDLVHWLSIMQHYGCPTRLLDFDYSFFIALWMAIEAITKIKDSDSWRETCKSKPCFPNYPENYKICPGAACIWAIESKWLDKKVKHCSPARYGIIRQLENKSPNSINNYSILNNRHFGVYPVNPFELNERLRVQQGLFLIPFNIEQSMEENILAVIGKDDKEIKANIIKIHLCLCENSKFIKDCLRELKRMGITTASIYPGLEGYARSLKNLIPLEKGFLDPGE
- a CDS encoding helix-turn-helix transcriptional regulator, which codes for MGPGEGIGERLRIVRDEYGMNQNDFAERLGVKQNALSQYENGQRKVPPEIQQILASVFGINLNWLLTGDGERVLAPGAVPGLASDETPSGGDMFLIDLIDARASAGHGSQNLNEFDVIDTIPISRRFLYPHDPQRVKLVEVSGNSMEPTLWDGDYVAVAEGVTTGNNGIFLVNWEKELFVKRLQFKLNSLKVVSDNQTYTPREVHDQGDDFSIIGRVIFQIRRF
- a CDS encoding DUF433 domain-containing protein, with the protein product MNWKDYIVSDPEILIGKPTVKGTRLAVDFILGLLSDGWSEEDILKNYPALTKESLQAVFAFTRECMQTEAVFDIR
- a CDS encoding DUF5615 family PIN-like protein is translated as MISGNIMKYLANENIPFASIVFLRRNGIDIQSVKEINRGITDFQVMQISAEENRIILTFDKDYGEIIHKNNVKFTVGIVLFRFIPHNPDETGEIFLKIVRESTIELEKKFTVIERDRLRQKNL
- a CDS encoding M15 family metallopeptidase, with the protein product MGINKQYGYSWSSGRKQSEKPSAPRNPGFILLIAVGILGIAVISFAAFGPVAENTSKGVSANSAPSPEASVPPAALTPDADPVSVVETPADYPKDELLGKINPKPHPSFIAIDQKYTPKTGIYLRKETYAAFIRMHDAAMKEGVKIFIISAFRSFYDQKAIWEQKWNGGKTVAGKNLAKEVPDFVERAKYILLYSSMPGTSRHHWGTDIDLNSLENSYFASGDGKKIYDWLAKHAAEYGFYQPYTPKPSTRATGYEEEKWHWSYLPVAKPMMQSYLKTISYSDINGFLGSETAAKLQVIENYVKGVNPACIP